In Parasegetibacter sp. NRK P23, the genomic stretch GATCTTTGATCACATCAAGCGGGTTGGCAGGCTGTTTTTCCCCCTTTGCCGCGGCCATTACACTTTCCTTATCGGTACTCAAAAGCAGCCGTTCATAAAGCTGGCTGTTAATCTGTCTTTCGAGTTGCCTGGATGTCCAGTTGTTCTTTGAAGCTTCGAGTATGTAAAACGCTCTTTTCTCTTGATTGTCAATAGGTAACAGCAACTTGTAATGTGTCCAGCTGAATTGCGTCCGCAGTGCGGACGCAATTGGGAAAGTCCTGTAAAATTGCCTGTAACGTTCCAGTTGACGAACAGTGAAGCCTGTGCCAAATTCTGGTTCCAATTCTTTTGCAAGTGTTCTGATGAGGAATGCGCCATAATCCGCACGGTCTTTTCCTTCCTGTTCTTCTTCAAAAATCCGTTTCCCGATGTTCCAGTACATGCTTACCCGGATATGGTCTACTGTACGAACGGCCTGCTCCCTGCTTTCAAGGATAAGTGATCTGATGGCGGTTACTAAAGTTGGATTCATTTCCATACGATTGTTTTTTATTGATGAATAATACAATACACTGCCGGCAGGGCCAGTGGTGATGGACCTGAATGGTGATTCAGTAAATAAATTGCTTTATCCGCGCCTGTGGTGGGAGATACACGCGAAAAAGAATGGAAACAAAAATGCAAGGAATTTCCTTGCATTTTTAATCAAGTGCGGCGGAGCAGATTCGAACTG encodes the following:
- a CDS encoding YhcG family protein produces the protein MNPTLVTAIRSLILESREQAVRTVDHIRVSMYWNIGKRIFEEEQEGKDRADYGAFLIRTLAKELEPEFGTGFTVRQLERYRQFYRTFPIASALRTQFSWTHYKLLLPIDNQEKRAFYILEASKNNWTSRQLERQINSQLYERLLLSTDKESVMAAAKGEKQPANPLDVIKDPMVLEFLGLEKSPSYYEKDLEGALIAHLQEFLLELGNGFSFVARQKRIHIGGDDFFMDLVFYNRLLQCFVVFEIKTHKITHQDIGQLQMYVNYLDRFEKQPFEQATIGILLCADKNDAMVKITLPETNASIVASKYQLYLPTEQQLLAEVKNKVSAMEHHS